TCTCAAAATCAAGAATTTCAAAAAGAGGTTGAAAAGTACGGATTTCTTGGGGTTCCAGTGACGGTCTATGAAAACAGGGCAATAAAAGGATTTACAAATGAGCTAAAGGAAATTATAGAGATGGTAAAAGCGGACAGCAAAAGTGAAAATTAAATTCTTTACTTATTAATTATATAGGAGTAATATTTATTACGAACTGAATAGGTGTTGTCACTACTAGGGGTGCCCTGATCGGGCTGAGAGAAAACCATTAGTTTTTAACCCTTCGGACCTGATCTGGATTATGCCAGCGTAGGAAAGTAGACAGTGTACTTTATTGTTTATTTAACCAGGTCCTTACATGACCTGGTTTTTATTTTTATTAAAAAAGGAGAATTCCTATGGATAAAAACAATTTAAATGAAACGTTACAAAAAGTCAGAGAGGTAAATCCCCTTGTACATAATATCACGAATGTAGTAGTAACCAATTTTACGGCAAATGGCCTTCTTGCCCTTGGAGCATCACCGGTAATGGCATACGCGGCTGAAGAAGTGGCTGACATGGCGAAAATTGCCAGCGCATTAGTTTTAAATATTGGGACATTAAATGCTCAAAATGTGGAATCGATGATTATTGCAGGGAAATCTGCTAATAAAAATGGTGTTCCAGTCATATTTGACCCAGTTGGGGCAGGTGCTACGAGTTATCGGACAGAAACATCTCAAAAAATTATGAAGGAAGTTAAAGTGTCAATCATAAGAGGTAATGCTGCCGAGATTGCCAATGTTGTGGGGGAAAAGTGGGAAATTAAAGGCGTTGATGCGGGCAATACAAGTGGAAACGTTACAGACCTTGCTATTTCTGCAGCCAAAAAAATGAACTGTGTAGTTGTTATCACAGGAAAAGAAGATATTGTGTCGGACGGAAAAACGACTTACACCATTTCAAACGGGCATCCTATTTTAACAAAGGTGACAGGTACAGGTTGTCTTTTAACATCTGTCATTGGTGCGTTTGCTGGTGTAGAGAAAGATTTGGTCCGCGCTTCTGTTGCAGCCTTAACTTACTATGGTGTAGCCGCTGAAAAAGCAGCTGAAAAAACAGCCAAATTTGGACCAGGAAGCTTCCAAATCGAATTTTTAAATCAATTGTCTCTTGTTGCATCTGAGGATATTAACAAATTCGGATCATTTAAACAGGTATAACGATTAGTACAATGTTGATAAAAGTAAATAGTTAAAAAAAGCTATTTTTAAAAAATCTTATCGATTAAACTTGTTAGCTCAAAAATTCGAATCGGAGGTAGTCACCATGAAAAGAGCATTAACGATTGCAGGTTCTGACTCTGGCGGAGGAGCTGGTATACAAGCGGATCTCAAGACGTTTCAAGAACTTAACGTGTTTGGCATGTCGGCATT
Above is a genomic segment from Neobacillus endophyticus containing:
- a CDS encoding glutaredoxin family protein gives rise to the protein MKRVIVYTTNDCIECTMVKKVLIEEEIPFDARNISQNQEFQKEVEKYGFLGVPVTVYENRAIKGFTNELKEIIEMVKADSKSEN
- the thiM gene encoding hydroxyethylthiazole kinase encodes the protein MDKNNLNETLQKVREVNPLVHNITNVVVTNFTANGLLALGASPVMAYAAEEVADMAKIASALVLNIGTLNAQNVESMIIAGKSANKNGVPVIFDPVGAGATSYRTETSQKIMKEVKVSIIRGNAAEIANVVGEKWEIKGVDAGNTSGNVTDLAISAAKKMNCVVVITGKEDIVSDGKTTYTISNGHPILTKVTGTGCLLTSVIGAFAGVEKDLVRASVAALTYYGVAAEKAAEKTAKFGPGSFQIEFLNQLSLVASEDINKFGSFKQV